In Pseudonocardia sp. C8, one genomic interval encodes:
- the mnmA gene encoding tRNA 2-thiouridine(34) synthase MnmA: MRVLAAMSGGVDSAVAAARAVAAGHDVVGVHLALSRTRDAMRSGSRGCCSREDAADAARAADVLGIPYYVWDLSEEFARDVVDDFVAAYAAGETPNPCLRCNEKIKFAAVLDRALALGFDAVCTGHYARLDPSVPELRRSADDGKDQSYVLAVLRADQLRHAMFPVGDTRKPEIRAEAERLGLRVARKPDSHDICFIPTGDTQGFLRDRLGSTPGSLVDDATGEVLGTHDGVHGFTVGQRKGLGVDRPAADGRPRYVLGIEPVSGTVRVGPDSALDVTSITARGPVWTSGAAPDGPFGCVVQVRAHGGTAPAEVTPAGDGVSVALGEPLRGVAPGQAVAFYRPDPGGDVVLGSATIAATA, encoded by the coding sequence GGTCGCCGCCGGGCACGACGTCGTCGGGGTGCACCTGGCGCTGTCCCGCACCCGGGACGCGATGCGGTCGGGTTCCCGCGGCTGCTGCTCCCGGGAGGACGCGGCGGACGCGGCCCGCGCCGCCGACGTGCTCGGTATCCCGTACTACGTCTGGGACCTCTCCGAGGAGTTCGCCCGGGACGTGGTGGACGACTTCGTCGCCGCCTACGCCGCCGGTGAGACCCCGAACCCCTGCCTGCGCTGCAACGAGAAGATCAAGTTCGCGGCGGTGCTGGACCGGGCGCTCGCGCTGGGCTTCGACGCGGTCTGCACCGGCCACTACGCCCGGCTCGACCCGTCGGTCCCGGAGCTGCGCCGGTCGGCCGACGACGGCAAGGACCAGTCCTACGTCCTCGCCGTGCTGCGCGCCGACCAGCTGCGGCACGCGATGTTCCCGGTCGGCGACACCAGGAAGCCGGAGATCCGCGCCGAGGCCGAGCGGCTCGGGCTGCGGGTCGCGCGCAAGCCGGACAGCCACGACATCTGCTTCATCCCGACCGGGGACACCCAGGGCTTCCTGCGGGACCGGCTGGGCAGCACGCCCGGGTCGCTGGTGGACGACGCCACCGGCGAGGTCCTCGGCACCCACGACGGCGTGCACGGGTTCACCGTCGGCCAGCGCAAGGGGCTCGGGGTCGACCGGCCCGCCGCCGACGGCCGGCCCCGCTACGTGCTGGGGATCGAGCCGGTCAGCGGCACCGTGCGGGTCGGCCCGGACTCGGCGCTCGACGTCACCTCGATCACCGCCCGGGGACCGGTGTGGACCTCCGGGGCCGCGCCGGACGGCCCGTTCGGCTGCGTCGTCCAGGTGCGGGCGCACGGCGGGACCGCACCGGCCGAGGTCACGCCGGCGGGGGACGGGGTGAGCGTCGCCCTCGGCGAGCCGCTGCGCGGTGTCGCGCCCGGCCAGGCGGTCGCGTTCTACCGGCCGGACCCGGGCGGCGACGTCGTCCTGGGCAGCGCCACGATCGCCGCGACCGCCTGA
- a CDS encoding peptide chain release factor 3 codes for MTDPQDAHVIGETARRRTFAVISHPDAGKSTLTEALALHAEVIDSAGAVHGKSGRKGVTSDWMEMERARGISVSSAVLQFAYRDCVINLLDTPGHGDFSEDTYRVLAAVDAAVMLLDAAKGLEPQTLKLFDVCRSRGVPVITFVNKWDRPGREALELLDEVEQTIGLRPMPLTWPLGIAGQFKGLIERETGEYTAFTRAAGGATKATATVVDAGTIAAAEPEYWQTAQDELGLLDEIGASWDEKDFLSGTATPVLFGSALSNIGVARLLDALVDLAPAPAARPDAEGNDRPLDAPTAGLVFKVQAGMDKAHRDRMAFLRICSGRFERGMVLTHAATGKPFATKYAQSVFGAERKTVEEAFPGDIVGLVNATALRPGDTLYAADRVEFPSIPAFAPEYFAVVRARDAGKYKQFRKGIEQLGNEAVIQVLRSDLRGDQAPVLAAVGPLQFDVVTGRLETEFNAPVTLDRLPYQIARLTEPDAVEVLSGQSECEVLRRDSDGAHLALFSNKWRMDIIQRRFPDLRFEAMPAGSTIT; via the coding sequence GTGACCGACCCGCAGGACGCCCATGTGATCGGCGAGACCGCGCGCCGGCGCACCTTCGCCGTCATCTCCCACCCGGACGCCGGCAAGTCCACCCTCACCGAGGCGCTCGCCCTGCACGCCGAGGTGATCGACTCGGCGGGAGCGGTCCACGGCAAGTCCGGCCGCAAGGGCGTGACCAGCGACTGGATGGAGATGGAACGCGCCCGCGGCATCTCGGTGTCGTCGGCGGTGCTGCAGTTCGCCTACCGCGACTGCGTGATCAACCTGCTCGACACCCCCGGCCACGGCGACTTCTCCGAGGACACCTACCGGGTGCTCGCCGCCGTCGACGCCGCGGTGATGCTGCTCGACGCGGCCAAGGGCCTCGAGCCGCAGACCTTGAAGCTGTTCGACGTCTGCCGGTCCCGCGGCGTCCCGGTCATCACGTTCGTCAACAAGTGGGACCGGCCCGGCCGCGAGGCACTGGAGCTGCTCGACGAGGTCGAGCAGACGATCGGGCTGCGCCCGATGCCGCTGACCTGGCCGCTCGGGATCGCCGGCCAGTTCAAGGGCCTCATCGAACGCGAGACCGGCGAGTACACCGCGTTCACCCGCGCCGCGGGCGGCGCGACGAAGGCCACCGCGACCGTCGTGGACGCCGGCACGATCGCCGCGGCCGAGCCCGAGTACTGGCAGACCGCGCAGGACGAGCTGGGCCTGCTCGACGAGATCGGCGCGAGCTGGGACGAGAAGGACTTCCTGTCCGGCACCGCGACCCCGGTGCTGTTCGGGTCGGCGCTGTCCAACATCGGCGTCGCCCGGCTGCTCGACGCGCTGGTCGATCTCGCGCCCGCCCCCGCCGCCCGGCCGGACGCCGAGGGCAACGACCGCCCGCTGGACGCCCCGACCGCCGGGCTGGTGTTCAAGGTGCAGGCCGGCATGGACAAGGCGCACCGAGACCGGATGGCGTTCCTGCGGATCTGCTCCGGCCGCTTCGAGCGCGGCATGGTGCTCACCCACGCCGCGACCGGCAAGCCGTTCGCCACCAAGTACGCCCAGTCGGTGTTCGGCGCCGAACGCAAGACCGTCGAGGAGGCCTTCCCCGGCGACATCGTCGGGCTGGTCAACGCGACCGCGCTGCGCCCGGGCGACACCCTCTACGCCGCGGACCGGGTGGAGTTCCCGTCGATCCCGGCGTTCGCCCCCGAGTACTTCGCGGTGGTCCGCGCCCGCGACGCCGGCAAGTACAAGCAGTTCCGCAAGGGCATCGAGCAGCTCGGCAACGAGGCCGTCATCCAGGTCCTGCGCTCCGACCTGCGCGGCGACCAGGCCCCGGTGCTGGCCGCGGTCGGGCCGCTGCAGTTCGACGTCGTCACCGGCCGGCTGGAGACCGAGTTCAACGCCCCGGTCACCCTGGACCGGCTGCCCTACCAGATCGCCCGGCTGACCGAACCGGACGCCGTGGAGGTCCTGTCCGGGCAGTCCGAGTGCGAGGTGCTGCGCCGCGACTCCGACGGTGCCCACCTCGCCCTGTTCAGCAACAAGTGGCGGATGGACATCATCCAGCGCCGGTTCCCGGACCTGCGGTTCGAGGCGATGCCGGCCGGTTCGACGATCACCTGA
- a CDS encoding methionine synthase, which yields MSSEDPLAAALAAAGLGDVRPGETRPPEPRIEVSHDEPEEPPAPRERWPEGVATGVGSLPGTDPRESSALVTGETPEFPALPELPARGVGADMIGRTAGLLVDLAVEVVPTGWRVTARPGRDLRRARDLLAGDVDAFDDACDRIHPRQVKIQVAGPWTLAASVELASGHRVLTDRGAVREFAASLGEGLRSHVAEIAERTGARVVVQLDEPGLPAVIAGSLPTASGYGTVRAVRAPDAQDLLRDLIADIDAPVVVHCCADRPPIRLLAGTGAAAVGIDATRPAFTGATAEPRALDAVGETWDEGIPLLLGLVPGTAPDREPAIGDLARAGYDLADRLGFARERLARLAVPTPACGLAGATPAWARRALSLSRELGKAFADPDEASGS from the coding sequence GTGAGTTCCGAAGACCCGCTGGCCGCCGCGCTCGCCGCCGCAGGCCTGGGCGACGTCCGCCCCGGCGAGACCCGGCCGCCCGAGCCCCGCATCGAGGTCTCCCACGACGAGCCGGAGGAGCCGCCCGCCCCGCGCGAGCGGTGGCCCGAGGGCGTCGCCACCGGTGTCGGTTCGCTGCCCGGGACCGACCCGCGCGAGTCGTCGGCGTTGGTCACCGGGGAGACCCCGGAGTTCCCGGCGCTGCCCGAGCTGCCCGCCCGCGGCGTCGGCGCGGACATGATCGGCCGCACCGCGGGCCTGCTGGTCGACCTCGCCGTCGAGGTCGTCCCGACCGGCTGGCGGGTCACCGCGCGGCCCGGGCGTGACCTGCGCCGGGCCCGCGACCTGCTGGCCGGCGACGTCGACGCGTTCGACGACGCGTGCGACCGGATCCACCCCCGCCAGGTCAAGATCCAGGTCGCCGGTCCGTGGACGCTCGCGGCGTCGGTCGAGCTGGCCTCCGGGCACCGCGTGCTCACCGATCGCGGCGCCGTCCGCGAGTTCGCGGCCAGCCTCGGTGAGGGGCTGCGGTCCCACGTCGCGGAGATCGCCGAGCGGACCGGGGCGAGGGTCGTCGTCCAGCTCGACGAACCCGGCCTGCCCGCGGTGATCGCCGGGTCGCTGCCCACCGCGTCCGGCTACGGGACCGTGCGCGCGGTCCGCGCACCGGACGCCCAGGACCTGCTGCGGGACCTGATCGCGGACATCGACGCGCCGGTCGTCGTGCACTGCTGCGCGGACCGGCCGCCGATCCGGCTGCTCGCCGGCACCGGCGCCGCGGCCGTCGGGATCGACGCGACCCGGCCCGCGTTCACGGGGGCGACCGCCGAGCCCCGCGCGCTCGACGCCGTCGGCGAGACCTGGGACGAGGGCATCCCGCTGCTGCTCGGGCTGGTGCCCGGCACGGCGCCCGACCGCGAGCCCGCGATCGGTGACCTCGCCCGGGCCGGCTACGACCTCGCCGACCGCCTGGGCTTCGCCCGGGAGCGGCTCGCGCGGCTCGCCGTCCCGACACCGGCGTGCGGGCTGGCCGGGGCGACCCCGGCGTGGGCGCGCCGGGCACTGTCCCTGTCCCGCGAGCTCGGGAAGGCGTTCGCCGACCCCGACGAGGCCTCCGGCTCGTGA
- a CDS encoding ABC transporter ATP-binding protein, translating to MIPGVDALRTDGLAKHYGATVALHPLDLAVPAGQVFGFLGPNGAGKSTTIRLVLGAARPTAGSAHVFGVPCGDVVRAHPLLAHVPADVALWPRLTGAETLELLGRLGPGVDRRYRDELVERFALDPGKPARTYSTGNRQKVALVAAFATRAPLLVLDEPTSGLDPLMEQEFRAAVREARDRGQTVFLSSHQLAEVEAVCDRVGLLRAGRLVDVADVAALRALHRTEVEVTFTGAPPDLGGVLGVADLEWPDAGRLRFTLAGPPSAALRALAGADVGTLRVREPGLEEIFLGYYGAEAR from the coding sequence GTGATCCCCGGCGTCGACGCCCTGCGCACCGACGGGCTCGCCAAGCACTACGGCGCGACCGTCGCCCTCCACCCGCTGGACCTGGCCGTCCCCGCCGGGCAGGTGTTCGGGTTCCTCGGCCCCAACGGGGCGGGGAAGTCGACCACGATCCGGCTGGTGCTGGGCGCGGCCCGCCCGACGGCCGGCTCGGCGCACGTGTTCGGCGTTCCGTGCGGCGACGTCGTGCGGGCCCACCCGCTGCTGGCCCACGTCCCGGCCGATGTCGCCCTGTGGCCGCGCCTGACCGGCGCCGAGACCCTCGAGCTGCTCGGGCGGCTCGGCCCGGGCGTCGACCGGCGGTACCGCGACGAGCTCGTCGAACGGTTCGCGCTCGACCCGGGTAAGCCGGCCCGCACCTACTCCACCGGGAACCGGCAGAAGGTCGCGCTCGTCGCCGCGTTCGCCACCCGTGCGCCGCTGCTCGTGCTGGACGAGCCGACCAGCGGCCTGGACCCGCTGATGGAGCAGGAATTCCGGGCCGCCGTGCGGGAGGCCCGTGACCGGGGTCAGACGGTCTTCCTCAGCTCGCACCAGCTGGCCGAGGTCGAGGCGGTCTGCGACCGGGTCGGCCTGCTGCGTGCCGGGCGGCTGGTCGACGTCGCCGACGTCGCGGCGCTGCGTGCCCTGCACCGCACCGAGGTCGAGGTCACCTTCACCGGCGCCCCACCGGACCTGGGCGGGGTGCTCGGGGTCGCCGACCTGGAGTGGCCGGACGCCGGCCGGCTCCGGTTCACCCTCGCGGGACCGCCGTCCGCGGCCCTGCGCGCGCTCGCCGGTGCCGACGTCGGAACGCTGCGCGTGCGCGAGCCCGGGCTCGAGGAGATCTTCCTCGGCTACTACGGAGCGGAGGCCCGATGA
- a CDS encoding polyketide antibiotic transporter — MSTVTGRPRATAVPASGTGPARSVARVAVRDVRRGGVAVVVASAGMTAAVVASYDAVVGQAPGGAAALAVLAGNPAIRTLFGEPVALDDPGGFAVWRTGVAVGVLVGVWAVLAVSVVLRGAEDAGRWNLMLAGRVRREVAVAVTGGVVAVFALAAGGAVGVAMVAAGATTRGAVLHGTGVGLTGLVFTGVGAVAAQVAGNRAGAAGAGIGVLLVTLMLRMVGDGVPELGWLRWLGPFGLTAMVAPFHADRVGPLAVLATAGVVLLVTAALLSGRRDTGSGLLAGRSVRRSRFLLLGSVPGFATRTALRPLAAWAAGIAAYYLLVGLLVVSATDFLAANPTFAELAARAGFAALGTPAGFAAALLALLPVPVGAFAARRIAVLAQDETEARLPLLLAGPLSRPWLLAGYLAVAAAGATALTVAGGLALWAGMAAAGAPLGVADVLAGAAVTVPISLLGAGFAALGLGVRPGMALPAGVLPGAGGFLWQVLADSVDAPAPVRAMSPFAHLSAVPAEPADPRAAAVTTVVALVAAAVGAAGYRRRDLNASGS; from the coding sequence ATGAGCACCGTGACGGGTCGGCCGCGGGCCACCGCCGTCCCGGCGTCCGGCACGGGACCCGCCCGGTCGGTCGCCCGGGTCGCCGTGCGGGACGTCCGGCGCGGTGGCGTCGCCGTCGTCGTGGCGTCCGCGGGGATGACCGCGGCCGTCGTGGCGAGCTACGACGCGGTCGTCGGGCAGGCTCCCGGGGGCGCGGCGGCACTCGCGGTGCTCGCCGGCAACCCGGCGATCCGGACGTTGTTCGGGGAACCGGTGGCGCTCGACGACCCGGGCGGGTTCGCGGTGTGGCGGACCGGCGTCGCCGTGGGGGTGCTGGTCGGGGTGTGGGCGGTCCTCGCCGTCTCGGTGGTCCTGCGGGGAGCCGAGGACGCCGGCCGCTGGAACCTGATGCTGGCCGGACGGGTGCGGCGCGAGGTCGCGGTGGCCGTCACCGGCGGTGTGGTGGCGGTGTTCGCGCTGGCCGCCGGTGGTGCCGTCGGGGTGGCGATGGTGGCGGCCGGGGCGACGACGCGGGGTGCCGTCCTGCACGGGACCGGGGTCGGCCTGACCGGGCTGGTCTTCACCGGGGTGGGCGCGGTCGCGGCCCAGGTCGCCGGGAACCGGGCGGGCGCCGCCGGGGCCGGGATCGGCGTCCTGCTGGTCACCCTGATGCTGCGGATGGTGGGTGACGGAGTGCCCGAGCTCGGGTGGCTGCGGTGGCTCGGCCCGTTCGGGCTCACGGCGATGGTGGCGCCGTTCCACGCGGACAGGGTCGGGCCGCTGGCGGTGCTCGCCACGGCCGGGGTCGTGCTGCTCGTGACGGCGGCGCTGCTGTCCGGCCGGCGGGACACCGGATCCGGCCTGCTGGCCGGACGATCGGTGCGCCGGTCCCGGTTCCTCCTGCTGGGGTCGGTGCCGGGGTTCGCCACCCGGACGGCGCTGCGGCCGCTGGCGGCCTGGGCCGCCGGGATCGCCGCCTACTACCTGCTGGTCGGCCTGCTGGTGGTCTCCGCGACCGACTTCCTGGCCGCGAACCCGACGTTCGCGGAGCTCGCCGCGCGAGCCGGGTTCGCCGCGCTCGGCACCCCCGCCGGCTTCGCGGCGGCCCTGCTCGCGCTGCTGCCGGTCCCGGTCGGGGCGTTCGCCGCCCGCCGGATCGCGGTGCTCGCCCAGGACGAGACCGAGGCGCGGCTGCCGCTGCTCCTGGCCGGCCCGCTGTCCCGGCCGTGGTTGCTGGCCGGGTACCTCGCCGTCGCCGCGGCCGGGGCCACCGCGCTGACCGTCGCCGGGGGTCTCGCGCTGTGGGCGGGAATGGCGGCCGCGGGCGCCCCGCTGGGCGTCGCGGACGTGCTGGCGGGGGCTGCGGTCACGGTGCCGATCTCGCTGCTGGGTGCCGGGTTCGCCGCGCTCGGGCTGGGCGTACGGCCGGGCATGGCCCTGCCGGCCGGGGTGCTGCCCGGCGCCGGCGGGTTCCTCTGGCAGGTCCTGGCCGACAGCGTGGACGCGCCGGCACCGGTGCGGGCGATGTCGCCCTTCGCGCACCTGTCTGCGGTGCCCGCGGAACCGGCCGACCCGCGCGCGGCGGCCGTGACGACGGTGGTCGCGCTCGTCGCCGCCGCTGTCGGTGCGGCCGGCTACCGGCGGCGCGACCTGAATGCCTCCGGCTCGTGA